In a genomic window of Nitrospira sp. ND1:
- the lepA gene encoding translation elongation factor 4 yields MSQDLQSLIRNFSIIAHIDHGKSTLADRLLDATGAVTAREAKEQILDAMDLERERGITIKAHAVAIRYKAQDGKTYLLHLIDTPGHVDFTYEVSRSLAACEGSLLLVDATQGVQAQTIANVNLAMGNHHTIIPVINKIDLASADVEGTKQQISDVLTLDASDAMLVSAKEGRGVPEVLEAIVKRIPPPSGDPTRPLKALIFDSWFDNYQGVIVLTRIIDGSVRPGMKIKVMSNDRLFEVTEVGQFTPKRTKGTQLMTGEVGYLCANMKEVADVKIGDTLTEAAHPTEQPFPGYKEVKPLVFCGLYSTDTARYEDLRDALLKLRLNDSSFIYEPETSLALGFGFRCGFLGLLHMEIIQERLEREYGLTLITTAPTVIYRILTTKGDVLELNNPAELPEPSSIASFEEPFILATLIAPERYLGTLLQLCQERRGIQRSIHYLDPTRVVISYELPLNEVILDFYDKLKSKTQGYASLDYELLGYRESELVRLDILLNGEPVDALSFITHKERAYQRGRQVAEKMKELIPKQMFEIAIQAAIGNKIIARETIGAIKKNVTAKCYGGDISRKRKLWDKQKEGKKRMKAVGRVEVPQEAFLAILKVGEE; encoded by the coding sequence ATGAGCCAGGATTTGCAAAGTCTCATCCGAAATTTCTCGATCATCGCCCATATCGATCACGGTAAATCGACCCTCGCTGACCGGCTCCTCGACGCAACCGGCGCAGTCACTGCGCGAGAAGCGAAGGAGCAGATCCTCGATGCGATGGACCTGGAGCGTGAGCGCGGCATCACGATCAAAGCGCACGCTGTGGCCATCCGCTACAAGGCTCAGGACGGGAAGACGTATTTACTGCATTTGATCGATACGCCCGGTCACGTCGATTTCACGTACGAAGTGTCGCGCAGCCTCGCGGCCTGTGAAGGCTCGCTGCTGCTCGTCGACGCGACGCAGGGGGTGCAGGCGCAGACCATCGCCAACGTCAACCTGGCCATGGGCAACCACCACACGATTATTCCGGTCATCAATAAGATCGATCTCGCCAGCGCCGACGTCGAGGGCACAAAACAGCAAATTTCCGATGTGCTCACCCTGGACGCCAGCGATGCCATGCTGGTCAGCGCCAAAGAAGGACGCGGTGTTCCGGAAGTGCTGGAGGCGATCGTCAAACGCATCCCACCACCGTCCGGCGATCCGACTCGGCCACTCAAGGCGCTGATTTTCGATTCCTGGTTCGACAATTACCAGGGCGTGATCGTCCTCACCCGCATCATCGACGGCTCCGTGCGACCCGGGATGAAAATCAAGGTCATGTCCAACGACCGGCTGTTCGAAGTCACCGAGGTCGGGCAGTTTACGCCGAAACGGACCAAGGGCACCCAGCTCATGACCGGGGAGGTCGGTTACCTCTGCGCCAACATGAAGGAAGTGGCCGACGTCAAGATCGGTGACACGTTGACCGAGGCGGCACACCCGACCGAGCAGCCGTTTCCCGGCTATAAAGAAGTCAAACCGCTGGTGTTTTGCGGACTCTATTCCACCGACACCGCTCGTTATGAAGATCTGCGGGATGCGCTCTTGAAGTTGCGCTTGAACGACTCGTCGTTCATCTATGAGCCGGAAACCTCGCTCGCCCTCGGGTTCGGCTTCCGTTGCGGCTTCCTCGGCCTGCTCCATATGGAGATTATTCAGGAGCGGTTGGAACGCGAATACGGATTGACGCTCATCACCACCGCGCCGACCGTCATCTACCGGATCCTGACGACCAAAGGCGATGTGCTCGAACTCAATAACCCGGCGGAACTTCCTGAACCCAGTTCGATCGCCTCGTTCGAAGAACCGTTCATCCTGGCGACGCTGATCGCACCGGAGCGGTATCTCGGCACCTTGCTGCAATTGTGTCAGGAGCGGCGCGGTATCCAGCGAAGCATTCACTACCTGGATCCCACCCGCGTCGTGATCAGCTACGAGCTGCCGCTCAACGAAGTCATCCTCGATTTCTACGACAAGTTGAAATCGAAGACGCAGGGCTATGCGTCGCTCGACTATGAACTCCTCGGGTATCGGGAATCCGAACTGGTGCGCCTCGATATTCTGCTCAATGGTGAGCCCGTCGATGCATTGTCCTTCATCACGCATAAAGAGCGGGCGTATCAGCGCGGGCGGCAGGTCGCGGAAAAAATGAAAGAACTGATTCCCAAGCAGATGTTCGAAATCGCCATCCAGGCGGCGATCGGCAACAAGATCATCGCGCGGGAAACGATCGGCGCCATTAAAAAGAATGTCACCGCAAAGTGTTACGGCGGCGACATCTCGCGCAAGCGAAAACTCTGGGACAAGCAGAAAGAAGGCAAAAAACGCATGAAAGCGGTCGGACGGGTGGAAGTGCCCCAAGAAGCGTTCCTGGCCATCTTGAAGGTGGGCGAGGAATGA
- the pgsA gene encoding CDP-diacylglycerol--glycerol-3-phosphate 3-phosphatidyltransferase codes for MAENWKQAGLVLMRSAGQESNINLPNVLTLVRILLIPVFVMLLIDPTPDRALAAAIVFVVAAVTDLLDGYVARKTGQITKLGRLLDPIADKLLVLSALILLVQVDRVSALVAILIIAREVAVTGLRAIAASEGLIMSAEVTGKYKMALQVIAIVLLVLEGTVVEAIGNLHLAGIVTLYLSLILGYVSGAQYVWSFWRQVGAKGL; via the coding sequence ATGGCAGAAAACTGGAAACAAGCCGGGCTGGTACTGATGCGGTCGGCAGGGCAGGAAAGCAACATCAATCTGCCCAACGTGCTGACGCTCGTCCGGATTCTCTTGATCCCGGTCTTCGTCATGCTGCTCATCGACCCGACGCCGGATCGAGCCTTGGCCGCGGCCATCGTATTCGTCGTCGCGGCCGTGACGGACCTACTGGACGGATACGTCGCGCGCAAGACCGGCCAGATCACCAAACTCGGACGACTGTTAGACCCGATTGCCGACAAACTGCTCGTGTTGTCCGCATTGATCCTGCTGGTACAGGTCGATCGGGTCAGCGCGCTGGTGGCGATTCTGATCATTGCGCGTGAAGTCGCCGTCACCGGCCTCCGGGCCATCGCGGCCTCCGAAGGTTTGATCATGTCCGCCGAGGTCACCGGCAAATACAAAATGGCCCTGCAGGTCATTGCCATCGTCCTCCTGGTGCTCGAAGGGACCGTGGTGGAAGCGATCGGTAATCTGCATCTGGCCGGCATTGTCACCTTGTATCTGTCACTCATCCTGGGCTATGTGTCAGGCGCACAATATGTCTGGAGCTTCTGGCGTCAGGTCGGAGCGAAAGGTCTCTAA
- a CDS encoding SIS domain-containing protein translates to MGRSRKITGSATSPTPKRAARRPQQDASVQEGRRVLEIEARAVQELMARLDDRFASAVNFLYECQGKVVISGMGKSGLIGQKIAATLASTGTPSFFLHPAEGVHGDLGMLARRDVLIAISNSGETQEVLQLLPFVKRMNIPVVGMTGKMASTLAKNSDVTLDVSVDEEACPLGLAPTASTTATLAMGDALAVALLQKRGFKQDDFAQFHPGGTLGRRLLVKVRDLMQHGDHLPRVRDTVSGADTILEMTSKKLGMTTVVNAKGALYGIVTDGDLRRFIQAGGDFSKVTAGDLASRQPKTIGPDELATTAVALMERFSITALVVLEGPNRLAGVIHLHDLLKHGIV, encoded by the coding sequence ATGGGACGCAGCCGCAAAATAACCGGGTCCGCCACATCACCCACACCCAAGCGCGCCGCTCGACGCCCTCAACAGGATGCCAGCGTGCAGGAGGGGAGACGTGTCTTGGAGATCGAAGCGCGAGCCGTTCAGGAATTGATGGCTCGCCTCGACGACCGATTCGCCTCGGCCGTCAACTTTCTCTATGAATGCCAGGGCAAGGTGGTCATTTCCGGGATGGGCAAGTCCGGACTGATCGGCCAGAAAATCGCGGCGACATTGGCCAGCACCGGCACCCCCTCCTTCTTCCTGCATCCGGCGGAAGGCGTCCATGGCGACCTCGGCATGCTGGCTCGACGGGATGTGTTGATCGCCATCTCCAATAGCGGCGAGACACAGGAAGTCCTCCAATTGCTACCCTTCGTGAAACGCATGAACATTCCGGTCGTGGGAATGACGGGGAAAATGGCCTCGACGCTGGCGAAAAACAGCGATGTCACGTTGGATGTATCGGTCGATGAGGAAGCCTGCCCACTGGGATTGGCCCCGACGGCCAGCACCACCGCGACCCTGGCCATGGGTGATGCCCTGGCAGTCGCGCTGCTTCAAAAGCGCGGTTTCAAACAGGACGATTTCGCGCAGTTTCACCCCGGCGGCACCTTAGGGCGACGGCTACTGGTGAAAGTGCGGGACCTCATGCAGCATGGCGATCACCTGCCGCGTGTGCGCGACACTGTGTCCGGCGCGGATACGATCCTGGAGATGACGTCGAAGAAACTCGGGATGACGACGGTGGTCAACGCCAAGGGGGCACTGTACGGAATCGTGACCGACGGAGATTTGCGACGCTTTATTCAAGCAGGCGGGGACTTCAGTAAAGTGACCGCCGGGGATCTCGCCAGCCGCCAACCGAAAACCATCGGACCGGACGAACTGGCCACGACGGCCGTCGCGTTGATGGAACGGTTTTCCATCACGGCGCTGGTGGTCCTGGAGGGGCCGAATCGTTTGGCCGGTGTCATTCACTTGCATGACCTGCTAAAACACGGCATTGTGTAG
- the kdsB gene encoding 3-deoxy-manno-octulosonate cytidylyltransferase encodes MPWDRTEVKRSVTVVIPARYGSSRFPGKPLVELLGKPMIQHVYEQAQACRTVDDVLVATDDERIKTAVQRFGGQVVMMTEPYRTGTDRVAAVADSRTGDCFVDLQGDEILLHPDLITDLVEPFLASEATMGTLKRQIDSDQDLHNPGVVKVTTDREGYALYFSRAPIPLVRDDPKRAAVPGLHFIHLGVYIYTRETLQRLTALPTGTLEEAEKLEQLRALENGMRIRVWETTHGSLRIDSPEDVPGALKQLHSRATGLGITHS; translated from the coding sequence ATGCCCTGGGACAGAACTGAAGTGAAACGTTCGGTGACGGTGGTGATTCCAGCCCGGTACGGTTCTTCACGATTCCCGGGCAAACCGCTGGTCGAGTTGCTGGGCAAACCGATGATCCAACATGTCTACGAGCAGGCACAGGCTTGTCGCACGGTCGATGACGTTCTGGTCGCCACGGATGACGAGCGCATCAAAACGGCTGTGCAGCGCTTCGGCGGACAGGTCGTGATGATGACGGAGCCCTATCGCACCGGCACCGACCGCGTCGCCGCCGTCGCCGACAGCCGCACCGGCGACTGTTTCGTCGACCTGCAGGGAGACGAGATCCTGCTCCATCCCGATCTCATCACCGACCTGGTCGAGCCGTTTCTGGCCAGCGAGGCCACGATGGGCACCTTGAAACGACAGATCGATTCCGATCAGGATCTCCACAACCCGGGCGTGGTCAAAGTCACTACCGATCGCGAGGGTTATGCCTTGTATTTTTCCCGCGCGCCGATTCCGTTGGTGCGGGACGATCCTAAGCGGGCTGCGGTGCCGGGACTGCATTTCATTCACCTGGGCGTGTACATCTATACCCGGGAAACATTGCAACGTCTGACGGCCTTGCCGACAGGGACTTTGGAAGAGGCCGAAAAACTCGAACAACTGCGCGCCTTGGAAAACGGAATGCGTATCCGCGTGTGGGAAACCACCCACGGTTCCTTGCGCATCGATAGCCCCGAGGACGTGCCCGGCGCACTGAAACAACTTCACAGCCGTGCAACCGGACTCGGCATCACTCACTCATGA
- the lepB gene encoding signal peptidase I, with translation MSLDPNPRPDDSSSTTGPVTPPAPSEQATHAPTVVAVGQPAHKSILREYAEAIIIAMLLAFAIRVFVVQAFKIPSGSMIPTLLVGDHILVSKLSYGLQWPTDCKIQPGFPPVTCYSSRTLIPFGSIQRGDIIVFRFPEDEDKDFIKRVIGLPGDTIQVRNKVVHINGMPFDDHAFTQHTDPPVHDGRISPRDNFGPVTVPEDAYFVMGDNRDHSLDSRFWGYVRTEKVRGKAFRIYWSWSGQGSWTEWVRWERLGKAIQ, from the coding sequence ATGAGTCTCGACCCCAATCCACGCCCCGACGACAGCTCCTCAACGACGGGACCGGTAACGCCCCCCGCACCCTCGGAACAAGCGACCCATGCCCCCACGGTCGTCGCCGTCGGTCAGCCGGCCCACAAGTCGATCCTGCGAGAATACGCGGAAGCGATCATCATCGCGATGTTGCTGGCCTTTGCCATTCGCGTCTTCGTAGTGCAGGCCTTCAAGATTCCCTCCGGCTCGATGATTCCTACGCTGCTGGTGGGTGATCATATTCTCGTCAGCAAACTGTCTTATGGCCTGCAATGGCCGACCGACTGCAAGATTCAGCCGGGGTTTCCGCCGGTCACCTGCTACTCCTCACGGACGCTCATTCCCTTCGGATCGATCCAGCGCGGCGATATCATCGTATTCCGGTTTCCCGAAGACGAAGATAAGGACTTTATCAAACGCGTCATCGGTCTTCCCGGCGATACCATTCAGGTGCGGAATAAAGTCGTGCACATCAACGGGATGCCGTTCGACGACCATGCCTTCACGCAACACACTGATCCCCCCGTGCACGACGGGCGCATCAGTCCGCGCGACAATTTCGGCCCTGTGACAGTGCCGGAGGACGCGTATTTCGTGATGGGAGACAATCGGGACCATAGTCTCGATAGTCGCTTCTGGGGCTATGTCCGCACGGAAAAAGTGCGCGGCAAAGCATTTCGCATTTACTGGTCGTGGAGCGGCCAAGGATCATGGACGGAATGGGTACGATGGGAAAGGTTAGGAAAAGCCATCCAGTAG
- the kdsA gene encoding 3-deoxy-8-phosphooctulonate synthase has protein sequence MAYEIDLGQFKIGAGNRPFLIAGPCVIENEQLVIDTAGRIADIAKAIGMPYVFKSSFDKANRTSITSFRGPGLEKGLAVLARVKQHIGVPVLTDVHSEEQATEAGRVVDILQIPAFLCRQTDLLIAAAKTGKVVNIKKGQFLSPPEMGNAVKKVEDSGNRRIVLTERGSSFGYNNLVVDMRSFPIMRRFGYPVVFDATHSVQLPGGGGTKSSGQREFVEPLACAAAGAGCDGFFMEVHPDPDSALSDGPNMVPLHTLQSLLERVLRIWDAAAK, from the coding sequence ATGGCATACGAAATAGATCTCGGACAATTTAAGATCGGGGCGGGGAATCGGCCGTTTCTCATCGCCGGTCCCTGCGTGATTGAGAACGAACAGCTCGTCATAGACACGGCAGGGCGTATTGCCGACATCGCCAAAGCGATCGGCATGCCCTACGTCTTCAAGTCATCCTTCGACAAGGCCAATCGCACCTCCATCACCTCCTTTCGTGGACCGGGCTTGGAGAAAGGCTTGGCCGTGCTCGCCAGGGTTAAGCAACACATCGGCGTGCCGGTGTTGACCGATGTCCATTCGGAAGAGCAGGCCACAGAGGCCGGTCGCGTCGTGGATATCCTACAGATTCCGGCCTTTCTCTGTCGCCAGACCGACCTCTTGATCGCCGCTGCCAAGACCGGCAAGGTCGTCAATATCAAGAAGGGACAGTTTCTGTCCCCGCCGGAAATGGGCAACGCGGTGAAGAAAGTGGAAGACAGCGGGAACCGACGCATCGTGTTGACCGAACGTGGCTCCTCCTTCGGCTACAATAATCTGGTCGTGGACATGCGCTCCTTTCCCATCATGCGCCGGTTCGGCTATCCGGTGGTCTTCGACGCGACCCACAGCGTGCAACTCCCCGGCGGAGGCGGCACGAAATCCAGCGGTCAGCGCGAATTCGTGGAACCATTGGCCTGTGCGGCGGCAGGCGCCGGCTGCGACGGGTTCTTCATGGAAGTGCACCCCGACCCGGATTCCGCGTTGTCTGACGGACCGAACATGGTCCCGCTGCATACGCTCCAATCACTTCTCGAACGGGTACTACGTATATGGGACGCAGCCGCAAAATAA
- the rfaE1 gene encoding D-glycero-beta-D-manno-heptose-7-phosphate kinase, with amino-acid sequence MGTMGKVRKSHPVGRTGQTGTSSGQPGEDTTLDHVALSAYVQRFSQAKVLVIGDLILDHYVWGRVSRISPEAPVPVVHVESESLKLGGAANVFNNILALGGQADICGVIGADESGRLLLKELGGRRQGRGGVVIDQSRPTTRKSRVVAHNQQIVRYDVERRTELSALLQRRILRYVESRLKELSCLVVSDYAKGVVTASLMTELTRLAGQRKIPIVVDPKVEHFSYYKGVTVITPNHLEATQAAGVQGEDDKAITKAGTILRQRLGCQTVLVTRGERGMSVYQAHGDHWHIPTRARQVYDVTGAGDTVVGTLALALSTGASMRDAAVLANQAAGVVVGMIGTATVTAAQLTDALGQN; translated from the coding sequence ATGGGTACGATGGGAAAGGTTAGGAAAAGCCATCCAGTAGGGCGAACCGGACAGACCGGGACGTCGAGCGGGCAACCGGGCGAGGACACGACGCTTGATCACGTCGCACTCAGCGCTTACGTCCAACGTTTCTCCCAAGCCAAAGTGCTGGTGATCGGGGACTTGATCCTCGACCACTACGTCTGGGGACGGGTGAGCCGGATTTCTCCGGAAGCGCCCGTGCCGGTCGTCCACGTTGAATCGGAATCCCTCAAGCTGGGCGGCGCAGCCAACGTCTTCAACAACATTCTCGCACTCGGCGGGCAGGCGGATATCTGCGGCGTGATCGGTGCCGACGAAAGCGGGCGGTTGCTCTTAAAAGAACTGGGCGGGCGCCGGCAGGGCCGCGGCGGCGTGGTCATCGACCAGAGCCGGCCGACGACCAGAAAATCCCGGGTGGTCGCCCACAATCAGCAAATCGTTCGCTATGACGTCGAACGCCGCACGGAACTCTCGGCCCTGCTGCAACGGCGCATTCTCCGGTATGTGGAATCGCGCTTGAAAGAACTCTCCTGCCTGGTCGTCTCGGACTATGCGAAGGGGGTCGTCACCGCGTCGCTCATGACAGAGTTGACTCGACTGGCGGGGCAGCGCAAAATTCCCATCGTGGTCGATCCCAAGGTGGAACATTTCAGCTATTACAAAGGTGTCACCGTCATCACCCCCAATCATCTCGAAGCCACCCAGGCTGCCGGCGTGCAAGGGGAGGACGACAAGGCGATTACAAAAGCCGGTACGATTCTTCGGCAGCGATTGGGATGCCAAACCGTTTTGGTGACGCGGGGTGAACGCGGGATGAGTGTGTACCAGGCTCATGGCGACCATTGGCATATCCCCACGCGCGCCCGACAGGTCTATGATGTCACCGGTGCCGGTGATACCGTCGTCGGAACACTCGCGCTGGCGCTCTCGACGGGCGCAAGCATGCGTGACGCAGCGGTGCTTGCCAACCAAGCCGCCGGGGTCGTCGTCGGCATGATCGGTACCGCTACGGTTACGGCCGCGCAACTCACGGATGCCCTGGGACAGAACTGA
- the plsY gene encoding glycerol-3-phosphate 1-O-acyltransferase PlsY has protein sequence MDSPWLIGFLILSSYLLGSIPFGVVVSRLLGAVDPRSAGSKNVGFTNVLRVSGKKAGILTLLGDIGKGWLAGWVGTMLLHQESAILWVALASVIGHLHSAFLGFKGGKGVATALGAVLGVAPWIGLTLMGLWVGAVFLWKYSSGGALFAFAMFPIVALLFHRSWTFIGFACVVSLLIWVRHKDNLVRLWCPKMQNPYMSNLARS, from the coding sequence ATGGACAGTCCCTGGCTCATCGGGTTCCTCATCCTTTCCAGCTATCTCCTTGGATCGATTCCTTTTGGAGTCGTGGTGTCACGCCTTCTGGGCGCTGTGGACCCACGCAGCGCCGGCAGCAAGAACGTGGGCTTCACCAACGTCCTGCGCGTGAGCGGAAAAAAGGCAGGAATCCTGACGCTGCTGGGCGATATCGGAAAAGGCTGGCTGGCCGGCTGGGTCGGCACGATGTTGTTGCACCAGGAGTCGGCCATTCTCTGGGTCGCGCTGGCCTCGGTCATCGGTCATCTGCACTCGGCGTTTCTGGGATTCAAGGGTGGAAAGGGTGTGGCTACCGCATTAGGCGCTGTCCTGGGAGTCGCTCCGTGGATCGGACTGACCCTGATGGGTTTGTGGGTCGGCGCCGTATTCCTGTGGAAATATTCGTCAGGCGGCGCACTGTTCGCCTTTGCCATGTTTCCAATTGTGGCGTTGCTGTTTCACCGGTCTTGGACTTTCATCGGGTTTGCCTGTGTCGTCAGCCTATTAATCTGGGTAAGGCACAAAGACAATCTGGTCCGGTTGTGGTGTCCGAAGATGCAAAATCCTTACATGTCGAATCTCGCAAGATCTTGA
- a CDS encoding CTP synthase, with protein sequence MSKLIFVTGGVVSSLGKGLASASIGNLLESRGLKITFLKLDPYINVDPGTMNPYQHGEVYVTEDGAETDLDLGHYERYTSLTLTRENNYTTGRIYHAVITKERRGDYLGGTVQVVPHVTDEIKQCIMRISQGMDVTIVEIGGTVGDIESLPFLEAIRQIPYDVGRDNVLYVHLTLVPYIGAAGELKTKPTQHSVNKLREIGIQPNILLCRTDRYLPAELKAKIAMFCNVEKDAVITAKDVETIYEVPIVFRKEGLDELIVRLLKLETGPPNLREWDAMVQKIKHPKHEVSIALVGKYAGLKECYKSLAEALVHGGIDHETRVNVNWIESEEVERQGTERILREADGILIPGGFGARGIEGKIVTIQYAREHQIPFLGLCLGMQCATIEFARNVAGLVGANSAEFDEKTPHPVIHLMSDQQSVNDKGGTMRLGAYACKLGEGTLAQKMYGVSEVRERHRHRYEFNNAYREQLTAKGLILSGLSPDGRLVEIVELQNHPWFLATQFHPEYKSRPHHPHPLFSGFVGAALRRKCGH encoded by the coding sequence ATGAGCAAACTGATTTTTGTGACCGGCGGTGTCGTATCGTCGCTCGGAAAGGGGCTGGCTTCTGCATCCATCGGCAATCTGCTGGAAAGCCGCGGGCTGAAGATCACGTTCCTCAAGCTCGATCCCTACATCAACGTCGATCCGGGCACCATGAATCCGTACCAGCACGGAGAGGTCTACGTCACGGAGGACGGGGCGGAAACCGACCTCGATCTGGGCCACTATGAGCGGTATACCTCCCTGACTCTGACACGCGAGAACAACTACACCACCGGCCGTATTTACCACGCCGTCATCACCAAGGAACGGCGCGGCGATTACCTGGGCGGAACGGTGCAAGTCGTGCCCCATGTCACGGACGAGATCAAGCAATGCATCATGCGCATTTCGCAAGGCATGGACGTCACGATCGTCGAGATCGGCGGGACCGTCGGCGACATCGAGAGCCTGCCGTTCCTGGAAGCCATCCGGCAAATTCCCTACGACGTCGGACGGGACAACGTCCTCTACGTGCACCTTACGCTGGTGCCCTACATCGGAGCCGCCGGCGAATTGAAAACCAAGCCGACGCAGCATTCCGTGAACAAGCTGCGTGAAATCGGTATTCAACCGAACATCCTCCTGTGCCGCACCGACCGCTATCTTCCGGCGGAGCTCAAGGCGAAAATCGCCATGTTCTGCAACGTGGAAAAAGATGCGGTCATCACGGCTAAGGATGTCGAGACCATTTACGAAGTGCCCATCGTGTTTCGCAAAGAGGGCCTGGATGAACTGATCGTCCGACTGCTCAAGCTGGAAACCGGCCCGCCGAATCTCCGCGAGTGGGATGCGATGGTGCAGAAGATCAAGCATCCCAAACACGAGGTGTCGATCGCGTTGGTCGGAAAATATGCCGGCTTGAAGGAATGCTATAAGAGCCTGGCGGAAGCGCTGGTGCACGGCGGCATCGATCATGAAACCCGCGTCAACGTGAACTGGATCGAATCCGAAGAGGTGGAGCGTCAGGGGACCGAGCGTATTCTCCGTGAAGCCGACGGGATTCTCATTCCAGGCGGTTTCGGCGCACGGGGGATCGAAGGCAAGATCGTCACGATCCAATATGCGCGAGAACATCAGATTCCGTTCCTCGGCCTCTGCCTGGGCATGCAATGCGCCACGATCGAATTTGCGCGCAACGTCGCGGGTCTTGTCGGTGCCAACAGTGCGGAATTCGATGAAAAGACCCCGCATCCGGTGATTCACCTGATGTCCGACCAACAGTCGGTCAACGACAAGGGCGGCACCATGCGGCTCGGCGCCTATGCCTGCAAGCTGGGCGAGGGGACGCTGGCGCAGAAGATGTACGGGGTCAGCGAGGTACGCGAACGGCATCGCCATCGATATGAATTCAATAATGCCTATCGCGAGCAATTGACGGCCAAGGGACTCATTTTGAGCGGCCTGTCTCCGGACGGTCGCCTGGTTGAAATCGTCGAGTTGCAGAACCACCCCTGGTTCCTGGCTACGCAGTTTCATCCGGAATATAAGTCACGGCCGCATCACCCGCATCCGTTATTCAGCGGGTTTGTGGGGGCGGCGCTGCGGCGCAAGTGCGGCCACTAA